The genomic region AATTCCATCATAGTCAACATCGATAATGACACTGTTTGCCCAGCCTCCCTTACTGATCGCTGAAGCGATCAATGAGGTTTTGCTACCACTGGCTTCAAGCAGAGAAACTTGGGCTGCAACTGCATCATGTTTAGGAATCCGGACGATATAAGCGTCACTTCCACCGTTGAGAAAGAACTGTTGCACCGCATAACTCAGATCGCTGTCTGCGGACAGTCCACCAAAGGATCGTTCAAAGTCACCAAAACTGAAGACACGGGATGCAAAATTATCTCGACCCCGAGAGGTGTAGCCCACGAATGCAGCAATTGAAGTGGCGACTCCTGTAATCGTGCGGACGCCACTAGAAATTTCCTCAATGTAAACGCCTGGATAAGTCGGTGTAATCGGCATTGAAAACTCTCCCTTGCGGTGACAATACTGTCAAGTTAGCGGGTAGAATCTCTGCGTTCAATACTGAGCCGAGAATTTGGGATCGCTGGACCAGAGGACAGAAGATGGTGAAGCGAGCGCCCAGAAATTGTTAGAGAGATTGAAATCAGGTTTACTTACTCAATATCAAAGCACCTTTCTATTGAAATGAGTGTAATTTGTAAAAAAAGATCACCTAATCCAAAAAGTTGTCCTGATCCATCTGGATGCCCAGGGTAAGCGCATCTCAAACCCTATTGACAAGAGGCTTCTGAGGTCTCATTATTATGATTAGATAAACAAGCAGCAAGAATACTCAACATATAGTTGTTATCCATAGCCGCTCGATTCGATTTTTGACGATTACTGCGCTTGATTGATTGCTCCAAATTCAAAGCGTTAAGCGCAATTCGCCGCAGCAATGACAAATTTTGTGGAGCATGACCAGTACGGACGCGGCAAGCGTCTTCATTGAACGTAACATCCAGAGTCCAATGTAACCCGTTTTCAATGCCCCAATGGAACAGCAGTAGAGACCTCTGGAGGTGAGGATACCTCCAAAGCTTTGTCTGACCACTTTCATTTATTGGTCAGGAGTGTTTCTATCTGCGCTAGTAGCTGCTCTAGGTGTTTTTGCTTCTGCGGGTCATTCCAAATCTTTGATTTTTTTAAAAGACTATAAGTTGTATCCACTCGACTTTTGAGCGTTGCATTTTCTCCTTTATCGCTGGTTTTAGGGCAGTTAATAGCGGCTATTTTTTCCTTAATTTGAGTTAACGACAAGTCAGAAGCGATCGCTTCCTCTAATAAAGCTTGACGTAAATCTTGGTCTTTTACCCTGGCAATAACCTGAGCTTTGGTATAAGCTATTGATCCGCTTCGTAGAGCTTCTTTAATTTCCTCTGGCAATTTAAGCAGAGGAAGACGAGTGGTAATAAAAGATTCCCAGCTAACTAGACCTAGTGAGTCAAACAAGGACTGAATAGTTTCACCTTCGGAGTTAGTCAAAACGTTTTGACTAACTATGCCGCTGGCTTCATTTCTCATCCGGTACAATCGTGCCACTACTTCAGAAACATCCATTTCTAACTTGAATGACAGCAGTTGCAAAATCCCTTCCGTTTCCTCAACTGGGTTCAGGTCTTCCCGTTGTAAGTTTTCTATAAGGGAAAGTTGTAGTGCTTCAGAGTCACTGAGGGTGCGAATGGTCACAGGAACTTCACTTAACCCAGAGGCAACAGCTGCTCGGTAGCGTCTTTCTCCAGCCACTAGCTCATACTTGCCTTCATTGTCGGGCAGTGGGCGTACCAGTAGTGGCTCTAAAATACCATGCTCGCGGACTGAATTCGTCAGTTCCTGAAGCTTTTGAGGATCGAAGTAACGTCGGGGCTGACTCGTTGGTAGAGTAATGGCAGTCAGCGGCACTATCTGTTGACCTGACGGTTGTGCCTGGGGTTCATCCCCGAAAACAAAATCCTTTAAACTACGCCTTGATGCGGTCATTGAGAACCTCCAGAGATTCTTTGAACAGGAACTCGTAATCTTTAGCTGCCTCTTTGGCTGCTGCTCCTGACATTTGAAAAACAGTTTTCTCCTGTCCTGGGGCATCAGCAAGACATTGGCGCTGATAAATTGTGGTGGAGAGGAGGGGGAATGGATTTCCCTTGAGAACTTCTCTGGACTCCTGTAATAACACAGTCCCCTTAGTAGCGCGGCTGAGGAACATAGCTGCTTTGGGCATTCCTCCTCTCAATTCCTGAGCGTGCCGAATAAACCTGAGAATCTTGCTGCTGCTATGGAGGTCAAGACCAGAAGGTTGACACGGCACAAGTGCCAGGTCAGAGCGAGCGAGTATTGCTTTGGTCACTTCGCTGAGACTACCTGGCCCGTCAATGACTATGGCTGAGTGTTGTTGAGCGAGCGCTGGCAGGATTTCAAATAACTCTTCTGGATCGCTGATTATTTGGTAGGGTAGATTCAAGTTTTTGAGCCAGGTGGAACTACTTTGTTGAGCATCGGAATCAACTAACAGTGCTGATCCCCGCTGGTTAAGCCAGTAGGTCATATGAACAGCAGCCGTTGATTTGCCGACCCCTCCCTTTTGATTTGTGAAGGATACAATCATGGTCAGAATGTCAAAATGGTAATTGAAAATTGCTATTTTCGGAGCAATATGTTGGTTTTATAGCCAGTAGACTGCTTTATTTAATGTTGAAGGTTAGCTTGAAATTTACCACATCAAAGCCTTGGTAGACTATTATTTAACTGCTAAACTGCTCAGACTCACTTTTATTGAGTGTGAAAATTGATTAAGCTTGCTTGCAACACTTGTGTTGCTAACCTCAAAACTTATTTTTGGCATTGCATCAACTATTTTTATCTTACGATGAGTGTGCCTCTTTCCAGGTAGAGTCGGATGGAAAGAGGTTATCAGTGCAGTTTGAAGCTATATCGATTGGATTGGTTGAAATAATCGTGCAATTGTAAGTATTGAGGACAGCATAAAATCTGCTTTTGCTCCCTGTTTGAGGGACACTTCCAACTCAAGCAGTAATGTTACAGCTTGAGCGAGAGCTAATTCAGATGTCGCTGCCACTTCTTTTTTGAGAAAATAAACTCGCTTTGGATTGGCAATTTGACAGACTTTGGCTATTTCATTGTCAAGTTTAACTCCAGAAACGATAGCGAAGCGCTGCTGCGAAGCGCAGATCGCTGCTTTAACCCAAAGCCACGTTCGGAACTGAGTGGAGAGCGTTGCACAAATCACTAGTGGGAATTCGGCACGCAAAAGAAGTTCATCGAGCAGAGTCATTGCCTTTCTAAGATTGTTTTCTCGGATGGCTTCGGCTAACTGGAGGCTGCTTTGAGTCTGTGATGGAACCAGCGTCTGCACTTCGGCATTGGTAAGGCGGCGACCTTCTCCATAGATGGCGAGTTTTTGCAATTCCGATTCTGCACGGGTTAAATCATTCCCAATAGCTTGAGCCAAATAGTCAACTGTGTTACTGTCGAGCAGCAGCTTTAGGGACTTAGCTTGTGACGATATAGACTGAGCAATTAAATCGGTGCGCCACGGCGGGATCAGCATCAATTCCAAAAGCTTGGCATGTGAAATTAACAATTTGGAAACCTTCAACCGCTTGTCAAAGGACGGTGCAACAAACACCAAGTGGGAGAAGTCCGGTATTTGTGGAAGAAGGCTGAGAGTTTTCAGCATGTCGTCGTCAAATTGCTTGAAGTTGCAATCTTCTACGACAATTAACTTTGTTTTTAAAGTGCCGAACGGGATCGTCAAAGTGCAGTCAATAGCATCACTGAGGGACGATTGAGGAAATCGGTGGTAGTTAAAGGTCGTCCAAGCTGGGTCGAGAGCGCTTTTGAAAGACGTAAGTTTTTTTTTGATAGCGTATTGATCGTCGCCGATTAGCAGTGTAATCATTTAACACGACGCTCCTTAATCGATACAGTCAC from Tolypothrix sp. NIES-4075 harbors:
- a CDS encoding ParB/RepB/Spo0J family partition protein yields the protein MTASRRSLKDFVFGDEPQAQPSGQQIVPLTAITLPTSQPRRYFDPQKLQELTNSVREHGILEPLLVRPLPDNEGKYELVAGERRYRAAVASGLSEVPVTIRTLSDSEALQLSLIENLQREDLNPVEETEGILQLLSFKLEMDVSEVVARLYRMRNEASGIVSQNVLTNSEGETIQSLFDSLGLVSWESFITTRLPLLKLPEEIKEALRSGSIAYTKAQVIARVKDQDLRQALLEEAIASDLSLTQIKEKIAAINCPKTSDKGENATLKSRVDTTYSLLKKSKIWNDPQKQKHLEQLLAQIETLLTNK
- a CDS encoding ParA family protein; protein product: MIVSFTNQKGGVGKSTAAVHMTYWLNQRGSALLVDSDAQQSSSTWLKNLNLPYQIISDPEELFEILPALAQQHSAIVIDGPGSLSEVTKAILARSDLALVPCQPSGLDLHSSSKILRFIRHAQELRGGMPKAAMFLSRATKGTVLLQESREVLKGNPFPLLSTTIYQRQCLADAPGQEKTVFQMSGAAAKEAAKDYEFLFKESLEVLNDRIKA
- the holA gene encoding DNA polymerase III subunit delta is translated as MITLLIGDDQYAIKKKLTSFKSALDPAWTTFNYHRFPQSSLSDAIDCTLTIPFGTLKTKLIVVEDCNFKQFDDDMLKTLSLLPQIPDFSHLVFVAPSFDKRLKVSKLLISHAKLLELMLIPPWRTDLIAQSISSQAKSLKLLLDSNTVDYLAQAIGNDLTRAESELQKLAIYGEGRRLTNAEVQTLVPSQTQSSLQLAEAIRENNLRKAMTLLDELLLRAEFPLVICATLSTQFRTWLWVKAAICASQQRFAIVSGVKLDNEIAKVCQIANPKRVYFLKKEVAATSELALAQAVTLLLELEVSLKQGAKADFMLSSILTIARLFQPIQSI